In one Magnetospirillum sp. genomic region, the following are encoded:
- a CDS encoding NAD(P)H-dependent oxidoreductase — MNVLVVYCHPRTDSFVHALKDTVVAALGKAGHKVALADLYAENFQPVLTAQERFDYHDVAKNCIGIESEIERLRQAQALVFVYPTWWYGLPAMLKGWFDRVWAPGVAFEINGGVIRPLMGNIETVAVVTTMGAPWWFSWYMGHPGRMFLSRGVRAMCKPGCRFLWRGLGRMDSRTHEQRTVFLEKVRRTFEKF; from the coding sequence ATGAATGTCCTGGTCGTCTATTGCCATCCGCGCACCGACTCGTTCGTGCATGCGCTCAAAGACACTGTCGTGGCTGCCCTCGGCAAGGCCGGCCACAAGGTGGCGCTGGCCGATCTCTACGCCGAAAACTTCCAGCCCGTGCTGACGGCCCAGGAGCGTTTCGACTACCACGACGTCGCCAAAAACTGCATCGGCATCGAAAGCGAGATCGAACGTTTGCGCCAAGCGCAAGCTTTGGTCTTCGTCTATCCGACCTGGTGGTACGGGCTGCCCGCGATGCTCAAAGGTTGGTTCGACCGCGTATGGGCGCCCGGTGTGGCGTTCGAAATCAATGGCGGCGTGATCCGCCCGTTGATGGGCAATATCGAAACCGTCGCGGTCGTGACCACGATGGGCGCACCCTGGTGGTTCTCCTGGTACATGGGCCATCCGGGCCGCATGTTCCTGTCGCGCGGCGTGCGCGCCATGTGCAAACCCGGCTGCCGCTTCCTGTGGCGCGGCCTCGGGCGCATGGACAGCCGCACGCACGAACAGCGCACGGTCTTTCTCGAAAAAGTCCGCCGTACGTTCGAGAAGTTTTAG
- a CDS encoding NAD(P)H-dependent oxidoreductase, translating to MKILVVYCHPVETSFNAEIHRTAVASLRAGGHEVEDVDLYAEGFDPVLTREDRLSYHDQSVNRLKVQRYVDLLQWAEGLVFVFPTWCYGLPAMLKGWFDRVLLPGVSFELTDEGIAVPALRNIKSIAGISTYGRPWWVATFVISNLPKRHILRYFKLLSGGRARTKWLAHYDMNRSTPETRAKFLARVATEMKSFR from the coding sequence ATGAAAATCCTCGTCGTCTACTGCCATCCGGTCGAAACCAGCTTCAATGCCGAGATCCATCGCACCGCTGTCGCTTCCCTGCGCGCCGGCGGGCACGAGGTCGAAGACGTCGATCTCTACGCCGAAGGTTTCGATCCCGTGCTGACGCGCGAGGACCGGCTCAGCTACCACGACCAGAGCGTCAATCGGCTGAAGGTGCAGCGTTATGTCGATCTGCTGCAATGGGCCGAGGGGCTCGTCTTCGTGTTCCCCACCTGGTGCTATGGCTTGCCGGCCATGCTCAAAGGCTGGTTCGACCGCGTGCTGCTGCCCGGCGTTTCGTTCGAACTGACGGACGAAGGCATTGCGGTCCCTGCCTTGCGCAACATCAAGAGCATTGCCGGCATTTCCACCTACGGGCGGCCCTGGTGGGTCGCGACGTTCGTGATCAGCAATCTTCCCAAGCGCCATATCCTGCGCTATTTCAAGCTGCTTTCCGGCGGGCGTGCACGCACCAAGTGGCTCGCGCACTACGACATGAACCGCTCCACGCCGGAAACCCGCGCCAAGTTCCTGGCGCGCGTTGCAACCGAGATGAAGTCGTTCCGATGA
- a CDS encoding CocE/NonD family hydrolase — MTFEIAEPQTISMTTPDGVRLDADLWRPAAPGPFPVLLMRQPYGRAIASTVVWAHPSWYAAQGYIVVIQDVRGRGSSGGEFRLWQDEAADGKATLDWIATLPDTTGKVGMYGFSYQASTQLLAAASGAKGLACLSPAMPAFDVYADMAYEGGAFRLHQALLWGVQMAADNARRAGDHDAFAAFIAASRGLPLTAAIPERPPILVLLEKYGHYANWLAHPKPGPYWAAMSASAQLGACDLPMLHIGGWFDSLLTGTLGLWKHMAKSGAPQRLKIGPWTHLPWGRKVGERDFGASAARGMDRIQLAWFDHWLKGAPLPDEPAVEFFEMGGDRWRGFSAWPEPAPTRYFLASDGLAASDIAAGTLGAAPASTTAIDRLVFDPWRPTPSHGGHTGPVSGAYDRAAIDARTDVATYTGPVLERALHLAGDVAAEIHVTADAPCFDLFAVLSDVAPDGKVWNLTQGIVRVENVQLPVQVAMRATCAVLKPGHRLRLSLSAGAFPAFSVNPGTGNVPGTDAVDAQRILCLSIGSGAAAPSAILLPVVPE; from the coding sequence ATGACGTTCGAGATCGCCGAACCGCAAACGATTTCAATGACCACGCCGGATGGGGTGCGGCTCGACGCCGATCTGTGGCGCCCGGCAGCGCCCGGCCCCTTCCCGGTGCTGCTGATGCGCCAGCCTTACGGGCGGGCAATCGCCTCGACCGTGGTCTGGGCGCATCCGTCCTGGTACGCCGCCCAGGGATATATTGTGGTGATCCAGGATGTGCGCGGCCGCGGCAGTTCGGGCGGCGAATTTCGACTTTGGCAAGACGAAGCGGCCGACGGCAAAGCGACACTCGACTGGATCGCGACCCTGCCCGACACGACCGGCAAGGTCGGCATGTACGGCTTCTCGTACCAGGCCAGCACGCAGCTTCTCGCGGCCGCGTCCGGGGCCAAGGGCCTCGCCTGCCTATCGCCCGCCATGCCGGCTTTCGATGTCTATGCCGACATGGCCTACGAGGGCGGGGCATTCCGGCTGCACCAGGCGCTGCTATGGGGCGTGCAGATGGCCGCCGACAATGCGCGGCGGGCGGGCGACCACGACGCATTTGCCGCTTTCATCGCCGCCTCGCGCGGCTTGCCATTGACGGCCGCGATTCCGGAACGCCCGCCGATCCTGGTGCTGCTTGAAAAATACGGTCATTACGCGAACTGGCTGGCACATCCTAAGCCCGGACCCTATTGGGCGGCGATGTCGGCATCGGCACAGTTGGGCGCCTGCGATCTGCCGATGCTGCATATCGGCGGCTGGTTCGATTCGCTGTTGACCGGCACGCTGGGCCTGTGGAAACACATGGCCAAAAGCGGGGCGCCGCAGCGCCTCAAGATCGGGCCGTGGACGCATCTACCCTGGGGCCGCAAGGTCGGCGAGCGCGATTTCGGCGCCTCGGCCGCACGCGGCATGGATCGCATTCAGCTCGCTTGGTTCGACCATTGGCTCAAAGGGGCGCCGCTGCCGGACGAGCCGGCCGTCGAGTTTTTCGAGATGGGCGGGGATCGCTGGCGGGGCTTCTCGGCGTGGCCTGAGCCTGCGCCGACGCGCTATTTCCTGGCAAGCGACGGGCTTGCCGCAAGCGACATCGCAGCAGGCACGCTTGGCGCCGCGCCCGCGTCTACGACCGCTATCGACCGACTGGTGTTCGATCCGTGGCGCCCCACCCCAAGCCATGGCGGCCATACCGGCCCTGTCTCGGGGGCGTACGACCGGGCTGCGATCGATGCGCGCACGGATGTCGCGACCTACACAGGCCCGGTGCTCGAGCGTGCCTTGCACCTGGCGGGCGATGTGGCCGCCGAAATCCATGTAACGGCCGACGCCCCCTGTTTCGATCTGTTCGCCGTCCTGTCGGACGTCGCACCGGACGGCAAAGTCTGGAACCTCACGCAAGGAATTGTGCGCGTCGAGAATGTGCAATTACCGGTTCAGGTTGCGATGCGCGCCACCTGTGCGGTATTGAAGCCGGGGCATCGTTTGCGCCTGTCTCTGTCGGCGGGTGCGTTTCCGGCTTTCTCGGTCAATCCCGGTACGGGCAATGTCCCCGGCACGGATGCGGTCGATGCCCAGCGCATTCTGTGTCTTTCCATCGGCAGCGGTGCAGCTGCCCCGTCTGCGATTCTTCTGCCGGTCGTGCCTGAATGA
- a CDS encoding aromatic ring-hydroxylating dioxygenase subunit alpha, with protein sequence MLVTQQKVLRRFWYPVLPLDRLGDQPVPFTLLGEAIVLWRNEAGEPAAAIDRCCHRTAKLSKGFCQQGRLVCGYHGWEFDGTGACVRIPQHKDPTRTPKFKIDSYRTQARYGYVWVALDEPLFDIPAIPEADDPSFRHIPEFYETWNAGALRVLENSFDNAHFTFVHKSSFGDPDPSPSEMTYTDYPWGFETHSLVHVKNPDLQKKNLGLADEMTVRDNTRTWYMPFFRKLRIKYPNGLVHAILTGATPIDDRTSQLVQFVYRNDTEADTPAASVVAFDRQVTQEDRAVLEACDWDVPLQRMSGEEFHMPSDKPGLLMRDKLAALLAQAGETEVRRSA encoded by the coding sequence ATGCTCGTGACCCAACAGAAAGTCCTGCGCCGCTTCTGGTACCCGGTTTTGCCGCTCGATCGGCTCGGCGACCAGCCGGTACCATTTACGCTGCTGGGCGAGGCGATCGTGCTGTGGCGAAACGAAGCCGGCGAGCCCGCTGCCGCCATCGATCGCTGCTGCCATCGCACGGCCAAGCTCTCGAAAGGTTTCTGCCAGCAGGGCCGCCTCGTGTGCGGCTATCACGGCTGGGAGTTCGACGGCACAGGGGCGTGCGTGCGCATCCCGCAGCACAAGGACCCGACGCGCACGCCCAAATTCAAGATCGACAGCTACCGCACCCAAGCGCGCTACGGCTATGTGTGGGTGGCGTTAGACGAACCGCTGTTCGATATCCCGGCGATCCCGGAGGCCGACGATCCTTCCTTCCGCCACATCCCTGAATTTTACGAGACGTGGAATGCCGGCGCTTTGCGCGTGCTCGAAAACTCGTTCGACAACGCGCATTTCACCTTCGTGCACAAATCGAGCTTCGGCGATCCGGATCCTTCGCCCTCGGAGATGACCTACACGGACTATCCGTGGGGCTTCGAAACGCACTCGCTGGTGCACGTCAAGAATCCGGATCTGCAGAAGAAGAATCTCGGCCTCGCCGACGAGATGACCGTGCGCGACAATACGCGCACCTGGTACATGCCGTTCTTCCGCAAGCTGCGCATCAAATATCCGAACGGCCTCGTCCACGCGATCCTGACGGGGGCCACCCCCATCGACGACCGCACGAGCCAGCTCGTGCAGTTCGTGTACCGCAACGACACCGAGGCCGACACGCCGGCCGCCTCCGTCGTGGCGTTCGACCGGCAGGTGACGCAGGAAGACCGCGCCGTGCTCGAGGCGTGCGACTGGGACGTGCCGCTCCAGCGCATGTCGGGCGAAGAATTCCACATGCCGTCCGACAAGCCGGGCTTGCTGATGCGCGACAAGCTGGCGGCGCTGCTCGCCCAGGCGGGCGAAACGGAAGTGCGCCGCAGCGCCTAG
- a CDS encoding glucosaminidase domain-containing protein, with the protein MAYDSALRAAPSGGFRTGGTVLVAAILAPIALALALVPPGARAPGLTHGLAEQLPQTPEAAAPDMPRLARMAAGDLYALFVERGYELGSLRRGGEPVPRLVVEQLPGDLAALDSIDLRKSVFIKSLLPLLLLENERIAAEREKLIAIVERIGPPDATDTAFLAELAERYDSGPGNLRELLRRVDVVPVSLALAQAALESGWGTSRGAKDGHSVFGHMRFGVDDEGRVRHFADLPTSVEAYALNLNTHRAYAEFRRARAALRAEGKPLDGHSLAQHLHRYSERRMDYVRDVRSMMRANALRSFDQAKLNLDG; encoded by the coding sequence ATGGCATACGACTCCGCACTTCGTGCGGCGCCGTCGGGCGGCTTTCGCACCGGCGGTACCGTCCTCGTCGCCGCGATTCTGGCACCGATAGCGCTTGCCCTCGCGCTCGTGCCGCCGGGTGCGCGCGCGCCGGGCCTCACGCATGGGCTCGCCGAACAGCTGCCGCAAACGCCAGAAGCGGCGGCGCCCGACATGCCGCGCCTCGCGCGCATGGCGGCGGGCGATCTCTACGCGCTGTTCGTCGAACGCGGCTACGAGCTCGGCAGCTTGCGGCGCGGCGGCGAGCCCGTCCCGCGCCTCGTGGTCGAGCAATTGCCGGGCGATCTGGCAGCCCTCGACTCGATCGATCTGCGCAAATCGGTGTTCATCAAATCGCTGCTGCCGCTGCTGCTGCTCGAAAACGAGCGCATTGCGGCCGAGCGCGAAAAGCTGATCGCCATCGTCGAGAGGATCGGCCCGCCGGACGCAACCGATACCGCTTTCCTCGCGGAGCTTGCCGAGCGCTACGATTCAGGCCCCGGAAATCTGCGCGAATTGCTGCGGCGGGTCGACGTCGTGCCGGTCTCGCTCGCCTTGGCGCAGGCCGCCCTCGAAAGCGGCTGGGGGACGAGCCGCGGCGCCAAGGACGGGCATTCGGTGTTCGGCCATATGCGCTTCGGCGTCGACGACGAAGGCCGCGTGCGGCATTTCGCCGATCTACCGACGTCGGTCGAGGCCTATGCGCTCAATCTCAATACGCACCGCGCTTATGCTGAGTTCCGCCGCGCGCGCGCCGCCTTGCGGGCCGAGGGCAAGCCGCTCGACGGCCACAGCCTCGCCCAGCATCTGCACCGCTATTCCGAGCGGCGCATGGACTATGTGCGCGATGTGCGCAGTATGATGCGCGCCAACGCGCTGCGCAGCTTCGACCAGGCCAAGCTGAATCTGGACGGCTAG
- a CDS encoding NifU family protein, with translation MFIQTETTPNPATLKFLPGREVLAAGSADFASADDAAARSPLAAKLFGVEGVTGVFLGSDFVTVTKTDDKDWHLMKPALLGAIMEHFTSGAATLAAGGETAHGTASGEDGELVQQIIELLDTRVRPAVAQDGGDILFHKYEDGVVYLTMQGSCSGCPSSTATLKMGIENMLRHYIPEIVEVRAVA, from the coding sequence ATGTTCATCCAGACCGAAACCACGCCGAATCCGGCGACGCTGAAATTCCTGCCCGGCCGCGAAGTGCTGGCCGCGGGCTCCGCCGATTTTGCGAGCGCCGACGATGCGGCCGCCCGCTCGCCGCTCGCCGCCAAGCTCTTCGGCGTCGAAGGCGTCACCGGCGTGTTCTTGGGCTCGGATTTCGTGACCGTGACCAAGACCGACGACAAAGATTGGCACCTGATGAAGCCGGCTTTGCTGGGTGCCATCATGGAGCATTTCACGTCCGGTGCCGCCACGCTGGCGGCGGGCGGTGAAACCGCGCACGGGACGGCCAGCGGCGAAGACGGCGAGCTCGTGCAGCAAATCATCGAACTGCTCGATACGCGCGTGCGCCCGGCCGTGGCGCAGGACGGCGGCGACATTCTGTTCCACAAATACGAAGACGGCGTGGTGTATCTCACGATGCAGGGTTCGTGCTCGGGCTGCCCGTCTTCGACGGCGACGCTCAAGATGGGCATCGAGAATATGCTGCGCCACTACATTCCCGAAATCGTCGAGGTTCGCGCAGTCGCCTGA